One genomic window of Streptomyces sp. NBC_01276 includes the following:
- a CDS encoding AAA family ATPase has translation MIDLDYGLLPPETADHFLSLPDAQLVGTEALLTTRDNIETVIEAKAMMCVYGPAGSGKTMSVNSALRLLAPDRTHRLELRAGPTPRDIRHGLFNALGLPGESPIRPIEFDNLLKDTLAEEFRILVCDEAQWMKKNSFEYWRHLWDDKRTDIAVIFAGGDGCYKVLRREPMLASRIHVWQEFTRLSHAEVLQTIPVFHPVWATATPALIEAVDKQAAHGSFRNWACITAHVLTGMRKKNLTEVDEPLIHWVYSKIGGM, from the coding sequence ATGATCGACCTCGACTACGGACTGCTCCCGCCCGAGACCGCCGACCACTTCCTGTCCCTGCCCGACGCGCAGCTCGTCGGCACCGAAGCCCTCCTGACCACCCGCGACAACATCGAGACCGTCATCGAGGCCAAGGCCATGATGTGCGTGTACGGGCCGGCCGGCTCCGGCAAGACCATGTCCGTCAACTCCGCCCTGCGGCTCCTGGCGCCCGACCGCACCCACCGCCTGGAACTACGTGCCGGCCCCACACCCCGCGACATCCGCCACGGCCTATTCAACGCCCTCGGCCTCCCGGGAGAATCTCCCATCCGGCCCATCGAGTTCGACAACCTCCTCAAGGACACCCTCGCCGAGGAATTCCGGATCCTGGTGTGCGATGAGGCGCAGTGGATGAAGAAGAATTCGTTCGAGTACTGGCGACACCTGTGGGATGACAAGCGAACCGACATCGCCGTGATCTTCGCCGGCGGCGACGGATGTTACAAAGTCCTGCGACGCGAACCGATGCTCGCCTCCCGCATCCACGTCTGGCAGGAGTTCACCCGCCTCTCACACGCCGAGGTCCTCCAGACCATCCCCGTCTTCCACCCCGTCTGGGCCACCGCCACTCCTGCGCTAATCGAAGCCGTCGACAAACAGGCCGCCCACGGCAGCTTCCGCAACTGGGCCTGCATCACCGCCCACGTCCTGACCGGAATGCGGAAGAAGAACCTGACCGAAGTCGACGAACCCCTCATCCACTGGGTCTACAGCAAAATCGGCGGCATGTAA